From the Sphingomonas suaedae genome, one window contains:
- a CDS encoding D-alanyl-D-alanine carboxypeptidase family protein, producing the protein MKKFFLATAALSLTVAPGSAQTPPFQTAAPVAYLEDLSSDAVLFAKDADRRMPPASMAKMMTAYVAFDLIKQGKLKLDTMADVRPETWRKWHGPSAGSTMFLSPGQKVSIENLLNGVIVVSGNDACVVLAEHISGTEEAFTNLMNQKAKEIGLTGSRFGTSNGWPDEGRTYVTARDLAKLAKATITNFPDLYKRFYSKESFTFGTTMGGAPITQANRDPLLGRVQGADGLKTGHTEEAGYGFTGSAQQNGRRLVMVVAGLTSYNQRIEESVKFMDWGFRAWSSRKLVSKGRTVEQADVQLGDASQVGLVAPRDLAIAVPSGANPDLRATVVYQGPIKAPIKAGAHIADLVVTSPGLPEQRLPLVAAADVGEAGFFGRIWAGLMSLFGA; encoded by the coding sequence ATGAAGAAGTTTTTCCTCGCCACCGCCGCCCTCTCGCTCACCGTTGCGCCCGGGTCGGCGCAGACGCCCCCGTTCCAGACGGCGGCTCCGGTCGCCTATCTTGAGGATCTGTCGTCCGACGCGGTGCTGTTTGCCAAGGACGCCGATCGCCGGATGCCGCCTGCATCGATGGCGAAGATGATGACCGCCTATGTCGCGTTCGATCTCATCAAACAGGGCAAGCTGAAGCTCGACACCATGGCCGATGTGCGACCGGAGACGTGGCGCAAATGGCATGGTCCCTCAGCGGGTTCGACCATGTTCCTGTCACCGGGTCAGAAGGTCAGCATCGAAAACCTGCTCAACGGTGTGATCGTCGTATCGGGTAACGACGCCTGTGTCGTGCTGGCCGAGCATATCTCCGGAACCGAAGAAGCCTTCACCAATCTGATGAACCAGAAGGCAAAGGAAATCGGCCTGACCGGCAGCCGCTTCGGCACCTCCAATGGCTGGCCGGACGAAGGGCGTACCTATGTCACCGCCCGCGATCTGGCCAAGCTCGCCAAGGCGACGATCACCAACTTTCCCGATCTCTACAAGCGCTTCTATTCCAAGGAGAGCTTCACCTTCGGCACCACCATGGGCGGCGCGCCGATTACTCAGGCGAACCGCGATCCGTTGCTCGGCCGCGTACAGGGCGCCGATGGGCTCAAGACCGGCCATACGGAAGAGGCCGGCTATGGCTTCACCGGATCGGCACAGCAGAATGGCCGTCGCCTGGTGATGGTGGTCGCCGGCCTCACCAGCTACAATCAGCGGATCGAGGAATCGGTCAAGTTCATGGACTGGGGCTTCCGCGCCTGGTCTTCGCGCAAATTGGTGAGCAAGGGCCGCACCGTCGAGCAGGCGGATGTCCAGCTGGGCGATGCGTCGCAGGTCGGGCTGGTCGCTCCGCGCGATCTCGCCATTGCCGTGCCGTCGGGTGCCAATCCCGATCTGCGCGCCACCGTGGTCTATCAGGGGCCGATCAAGGCGCCGATCAAGGCGGGCGCGCATATCGCCGATCTGGTGGTGACCTCGCCGGGCCTGCCTGAACAGCGGCTGCCGCTGGTCGCCGCGGCCGATGTCGGTGAAGCCGGGTTCTTCGGCCGGATCTGGGCCGGCCTGATGTCGCTGTTCGGCGCGTGA
- the tmk gene encoding dTMP kinase produces MRGVFLSLEGGEGAGKSTQAKRLAEALEARGVHVVLTREPGGTEGAEAIRGLLMQGAVNRWSAHSETLLFAAARADHVEKLIRPAVEAGSWVLCDRYVDSTRAYQGAQHIDDAAILALHGFGSKGLLPDRTLVLDLPDGAGHARSIARDGGAADRFGARGPDFHAAVAAQFRRIAEAEPDRVRLIDASGSMDDVTTSLMDALADLLP; encoded by the coding sequence GTGAGGGGCGTCTTCCTCAGCCTTGAGGGCGGGGAGGGGGCGGGTAAATCGACCCAGGCAAAGCGGCTGGCCGAGGCGCTGGAGGCGCGCGGCGTCCATGTCGTGCTGACCCGCGAACCGGGCGGGACCGAGGGGGCCGAGGCGATCCGCGGCCTGCTGATGCAGGGCGCGGTCAATCGCTGGAGCGCGCATAGCGAAACCCTGTTGTTCGCCGCCGCGCGCGCCGACCATGTCGAGAAGCTGATCCGCCCTGCGGTGGAGGCAGGCAGCTGGGTGCTGTGCGACCGCTATGTCGATTCCACCCGCGCCTATCAGGGCGCGCAGCATATCGATGATGCCGCGATTCTGGCGCTGCACGGCTTCGGGTCGAAGGGGCTGTTGCCTGACCGCACGCTGGTGCTCGACCTGCCCGACGGCGCCGGCCATGCCCGCTCGATCGCGCGCGATGGCGGCGCGGCCGACCGTTTCGGCGCGCGCGGGCCGGACTTTCACGCCGCGGTCGCCGCGCAGTTTCGCCGCATCGCCGAGGCCGAGCCGGATCGCGTGCGGCTGATCGACGCATCGGGCAGCATGGATGACGTCACGACGTCACTCATGGATGCGCTCGCCGATCTGCTGCCATGA
- a CDS encoding SPOR domain-containing protein translates to MKSRISLVAAGALLASCSGGGGELEELPPAPAGAAAELPAAPPPSYADGAPETPEGPQGSSRLRPGEERYDRVGYAGYAGAGEGVFALSAVLPQGSHAEVTALDTGKTILILIRGPGQGLIDLSGGAARQLGVTGNPPVRVRRVSVTGQDAAALAAGQPVPPRADAPPALLAGLRRRLGATPREEAAAPPPDRPARPASQATRPAARPTGGLFVQVAALSSASRARALADQLGGVVRPGGGVYRIQLGPFTSSAAAERARADVARRGFGDARIISVP, encoded by the coding sequence ATGAAGTCGAGAATTAGCCTCGTCGCCGCGGGCGCGCTGTTGGCGTCATGCAGCGGGGGCGGCGGCGAGCTCGAGGAATTGCCGCCAGCGCCTGCCGGAGCCGCTGCCGAATTGCCCGCCGCGCCGCCACCTTCCTACGCGGATGGCGCTCCCGAGACGCCCGAGGGGCCTCAGGGCAGCTCTCGCCTGCGTCCGGGTGAGGAGCGTTACGACCGCGTCGGCTATGCCGGTTATGCGGGGGCGGGGGAGGGCGTGTTCGCGCTCAGCGCCGTACTGCCGCAGGGCAGTCATGCTGAAGTAACTGCACTCGACACCGGCAAGACGATCCTGATCCTGATCCGCGGCCCCGGCCAGGGGCTGATCGACCTGTCGGGCGGCGCCGCGCGACAGCTTGGCGTCACCGGCAACCCGCCCGTCCGCGTGCGTCGCGTATCGGTGACCGGGCAGGATGCGGCGGCGCTCGCAGCCGGACAGCCGGTGCCGCCGCGCGCGGATGCGCCCCCCGCCTTGCTCGCCGGACTCCGCCGCCGCCTTGGCGCCACCCCGCGTGAGGAAGCCGCTGCGCCACCGCCTGACCGTCCGGCGCGCCCGGCATCACAGGCCACGCGACCCGCAGCGCGTCCGACCGGCGGGCTGTTCGTTCAGGTTGCCGCGCTCTCCAGCGCATCCCGCGCTCGCGCGCTCGCCGACCAACTGGGCGGCGTCGTCCGCCCGGGCGGCGGGGTCTATCGCATCCAGCTCGGCCCCTTTACCAGCAGCGCAGCCGCCGAACGCGCGCGTGCCGATGTCGCCCGGCGCGGCTTTGGCGACGCGCGCATCATTTCCGTTCCGTAA